One Rhodobacteraceae bacterium M385 genomic region harbors:
- a CDS encoding urease accessory protein UreD, translating into MPTAAANAAQPRALGSGTLSVCADKGGRTRLKNLRQSGSTKLVFPRTPTSDIEVVMVNTAGGITGGDQFGLNVAVEPGATLTLTTQAAERAYRAQRDEVGTLTTELDVQAGGRLNWLPQELILFERCNLRRRLTVSLQADAQLLLVEPIVFGRTAMGEALHDARFQDRISITRAGQPLYIDGMNLGGNFASLLQRPATAAGATAMASVVMVSPDAAAHFPAIQSALPPTAGASLLAEDLLVIRLLAADSLELRRVLIPVLERLNNNTLPMSWRL; encoded by the coding sequence ATACCTACAGCCGCCGCCAATGCGGCGCAGCCTCGGGCCCTTGGGTCCGGGACGCTATCGGTTTGCGCCGATAAGGGCGGGCGCACGCGGTTAAAGAACCTCCGTCAATCGGGCTCCACGAAGCTGGTGTTCCCCCGCACGCCGACATCGGACATCGAAGTTGTCATGGTTAACACAGCGGGCGGCATCACGGGGGGCGATCAGTTTGGTTTAAACGTCGCGGTCGAGCCGGGTGCGACCCTGACCCTGACGACCCAAGCGGCAGAGCGTGCCTACCGCGCCCAACGCGATGAGGTCGGGACGCTGACCACCGAACTCGACGTCCAAGCGGGGGGGCGCCTGAATTGGCTCCCGCAGGAATTAATCCTGTTTGAACGCTGCAATCTACGCCGCAGGCTTACGGTCTCTCTTCAAGCAGACGCGCAACTTCTGCTGGTGGAACCGATTGTCTTTGGCCGCACCGCCATGGGCGAAGCCCTGCATGATGCGCGGTTCCAAGACCGGATCTCGATCACCCGCGCAGGCCAACCACTTTACATTGATGGCATGAACCTCGGCGGCAACTTTGCGTCGCTTCTGCAACGGCCTGCCACGGCGGCAGGGGCCACTGCCATGGCCAGCGTTGTGATGGTGTCACCTGATGCCGCCGCCCATTTCCCCGCAATTCAATCCGCCCTGCCCCCCACTGCGGGCGCCAGCCTTTTGGCCGAAGATCTGCTGGTGATCCGGCTTCTCGCCGCCGACAGCCTAGAGTTGCGCCGCGTGCTGATCCCCGTGCTGGAGCGCCTGAACAACAACACTTTACCCATGTCTTGGAGGCTTTAG
- a CDS encoding urease subunit beta yields the protein MIPGELLPAEGAITLNAGAEAVTLVVANTGDRPVQVGSHYHFAETNPALDFDRDAARGLRLDIASGTAVRFEPGQRREVHLIPIGGRRHVYGFNAQIMGAL from the coding sequence ATGATCCCCGGCGAATTGCTTCCTGCCGAGGGGGCGATTACCCTGAACGCCGGAGCCGAAGCGGTCACGCTTGTCGTGGCCAATACCGGCGACCGCCCCGTGCAGGTCGGTAGCCATTACCACTTTGCCGAAACCAACCCGGCGTTGGATTTTGACCGTGACGCGGCGCGTGGGTTGCGGCTCGATATTGCGTCGGGCACCGCCGTGCGGTTCGAGCCCGGCCAACGCCGCGAGGTGCATCTGATCCCCATTGGCGGACGTCGGCACGTCTATGGTTTCAACGCTCAGATCATGGGGGCGCTGTAA
- a CDS encoding urease accessory protein UreE encodes MTSLPIAQTLHRRGHWADPTELCELDYAERFLRRKRLTTAKGRPFLVDLPQTTSLDHGDALELDDGTMVEIVAASEALFRITGPDLVRLAWHVGNRHTPCQIAADHLLIQADPVIGHMLEHLGATVAPVTLPFTPEGGAYGHGRTHSHEHVATAHAH; translated from the coding sequence ATGACATCCCTTCCCATCGCCCAAACCCTGCACCGCAGAGGCCATTGGGCCGACCCGACGGAGCTGTGCGAACTCGATTACGCCGAGCGGTTCTTGCGTCGCAAACGGCTGACCACCGCCAAGGGCCGCCCGTTTCTGGTGGACTTGCCCCAAACCACGTCGCTGGATCATGGCGATGCGCTGGAACTAGACGACGGGACGATGGTGGAAATCGTCGCCGCGTCCGAGGCGCTTTTTCGCATCACCGGCCCGGACTTGGTGCGCCTTGCGTGGCACGTGGGCAACCGGCACACCCCCTGCCAGATTGCGGCGGATCATCTGTTGATCCAGGCTGATCCGGTTATTGGCCACATGCTCGAACACCTCGGCGCGACCGTCGCCCCCGTGACCCTGCCCTTCACGCCAGAAGGTGGCGCCTACGGGCACGGGCGCACGCACTCTCACGAACATGTCGCCACGGCCCATGCCCATTGA
- a CDS encoding urease accessory protein UreF, with product MPIEGDILALAQWLSPSFPVGAFAYSHGLETAIHDGTIATSEGLQTWLEDVLRHGTGRNDCILLRAAHAAPTPDDLAQIGATARAFCGSAERVMETTLQGTAFSTTAAAIWGGDAADFPYPVAVGAASAALNIDVTTTAAMYLHAFTSNLVSVAVRAVPLGQTEGQAVLAALTPLCLAIVEETETATLDDLQSTAFLSDIAAMRHEALQPRIFRS from the coding sequence ATGCCCATTGAAGGCGACATTCTGGCGCTGGCCCAATGGCTTTCCCCAAGCTTCCCGGTGGGGGCATTCGCCTATTCCCATGGGTTAGAGACTGCCATTCACGATGGCACAATCGCCACCTCTGAGGGGCTTCAGACTTGGCTAGAGGATGTCTTGCGCCACGGCACGGGCCGCAACGATTGCATCTTGCTACGCGCCGCCCATGCAGCCCCCACACCTGATGACCTTGCGCAGATCGGTGCCACGGCGCGGGCGTTTTGTGGCTCGGCGGAGCGCGTGATGGAAACGACCCTGCAAGGCACAGCATTCAGCACAACCGCCGCCGCCATTTGGGGCGGCGACGCCGCGGATTTTCCCTACCCCGTGGCCGTTGGCGCCGCCAGTGCAGCCTTGAACATTGACGTGACCACGACCGCCGCGATGTACCTACACGCCTTTACCAGCAACCTTGTGTCCGTTGCCGTACGCGCCGTGCCCTTGGGCCAGACCGAGGGACAGGCCGTTTTGGCCGCCCTGACACCGCTCTGCCTTGCCATCGTAGAAGAAACCGAAACCGCGACGCTGGATGACCTGCAAAGCACCGCGTTCCTCTCTGACATTGCCGCCATGCGCCACGAGGCGCTTCAGCCAAGGATTTTCCGTTCATGA
- the ureC gene encoding urease subunit alpha, with product MPVEIPRAQYAAMYGPTTGDKLRLADTDLIIEVERDLTTYGEEVKFGGGKVIRDGMGQSQVTRAGGAVDTVITNALIVDHSGIYKADVALKDGLIHAIGKAGNPDTQSGVDIIVGPGTEVIAGEGRILTAGGMDSHIHFICPQQMEDSLHSGVTTCFGGGTGPAHGTLATTCTPGPWHIGRMLQSFDGIPMNIGLSGKGNASQPDALVEMVKGGACALKLHEDWGTTPAAIDCCLSVADDMDVQVMIHTDTLNESGFVEHTVGAMKGRTIHAFHTEGAGGGHAPDIIKICGDANVLPSSTNPTRPFTANTLEEHLDMLMVCHHLDKSIPEDIAFAESRIRRETIAAEDILHDLGAFSIIASDSQAMGRVGEVLIRTWQTADKMKKQRGRLSDEVGENDNLRVRRYIAKYTINPAIAQGVSHVLGDISIGKRADLVLWDPAFFGVKPEMVLMAGSIVVAQMGDPNASIPTPQPVYTRQMFGAFGSARQHTSVSFVSEAAQANGLRDTLGLSKQTIAVKNTRNIGKADMILNDALPQIEVHPETYEVRADGELLTCQPAEVLPMAQRYFLF from the coding sequence ATGCCCGTAGAAATTCCCCGCGCGCAATATGCCGCTATGTATGGCCCCACGACCGGTGACAAGCTGCGCCTTGCCGATACCGACCTGATTATCGAGGTTGAACGCGACCTGACCACCTACGGCGAAGAAGTGAAGTTCGGCGGCGGCAAGGTGATCCGCGATGGCATGGGCCAGTCCCAAGTCACCCGTGCGGGCGGCGCAGTGGATACCGTAATCACCAACGCGCTGATCGTGGACCATTCAGGCATCTACAAAGCCGACGTGGCGCTGAAAGACGGGTTGATCCACGCCATCGGCAAAGCGGGCAACCCCGATACGCAATCGGGGGTCGATATCATCGTCGGCCCCGGCACCGAGGTGATTGCTGGCGAAGGGCGTATTCTGACGGCAGGCGGCATGGACAGCCACATTCACTTCATCTGCCCGCAGCAGATGGAAGACAGCCTGCATTCAGGCGTGACCACTTGCTTTGGCGGCGGCACCGGACCTGCCCACGGCACGTTGGCCACCACCTGCACCCCCGGCCCCTGGCACATCGGGAGGATGTTGCAGAGCTTTGATGGCATCCCGATGAACATCGGCCTGTCGGGCAAAGGCAATGCCAGCCAGCCCGACGCGCTGGTTGAGATGGTGAAAGGCGGGGCCTGTGCCCTGAAGCTACACGAGGATTGGGGCACCACGCCCGCCGCGATTGATTGCTGCCTGTCCGTGGCCGACGACATGGACGTGCAGGTTATGATCCACACCGACACGCTGAACGAATCCGGCTTTGTCGAACATACCGTGGGCGCCATGAAGGGCCGCACGATCCACGCGTTCCATACAGAGGGCGCGGGCGGAGGCCATGCGCCGGACATCATCAAGATTTGCGGTGATGCCAATGTCTTGCCGTCCTCCACCAACCCCACGCGGCCGTTCACAGCCAATACGTTGGAGGAGCATTTGGATATGCTGATGGTGTGCCACCACCTCGACAAATCCATCCCGGAAGACATCGCCTTCGCCGAAAGCCGCATTCGCCGTGAAACGATTGCGGCAGAAGATATCCTGCACGATCTGGGCGCGTTCTCGATCATCGCGTCCGACAGCCAGGCCATGGGTCGTGTGGGCGAGGTTCTGATCCGCACCTGGCAGACCGCCGACAAGATGAAGAAACAGCGCGGGCGGCTTTCCGATGAGGTCGGAGAGAATGACAACTTGCGGGTGCGCCGCTACATCGCGAAATACACGATTAACCCCGCCATTGCCCAAGGCGTAAGCCACGTTTTGGGCGATATCAGCATCGGCAAACGGGCCGATCTGGTGCTGTGGGACCCGGCGTTCTTTGGGGTGAAACCGGAAATGGTTCTGATGGCGGGCTCGATTGTTGTGGCGCAGATGGGTGACCCCAACGCCTCTATCCCGACGCCGCAACCGGTCTACACGCGGCAGATGTTTGGGGCCTTTGGCTCGGCGCGTCAGCATACGTCTGTCAGCTTCGTGTCCGAGGCTGCGCAGGCAAATGGTTTGCGGGACACCCTTGGCCTCAGCAAGCAGACGATTGCGGTGAAAAACACCCGCAACATTGGTAAAGCCGACATGATCCTGAACGACGCCCTGCCCCAGATTGAGGTGCATCCCGAAACCTACGAGGTCCGCGCCGACGGCGAACTGCTTACCTGCCAACCGGCAGAGGTTTTGCCGATGGCCCAACGCTACTTCCTATTCTGA
- a CDS encoding urease subunit gamma, whose protein sequence is MQLTPREKDKLLIAMAAEVARKRLARGVKLNHPEAIALITDTVVEGARDGRSVADMMEAGGHVITRDQCMEGIAEMIHDVQVEATFPDGTKLVTVHNPIR, encoded by the coding sequence ATGCAACTTACGCCACGGGAAAAAGACAAACTGTTAATCGCCATGGCCGCAGAGGTCGCCCGCAAGCGATTGGCGCGGGGGGTGAAACTGAACCACCCCGAAGCCATCGCACTCATCACCGATACGGTGGTGGAAGGCGCCCGCGATGGTCGCTCGGTCGCAGATATGATGGAGGCCGGCGGCCACGTCATCACCCGCGATCAATGCATGGAAGGCATCGCCGAGATGATCCACGACGTGCAGGTCGAGGCAACTTTTCCCGACGGCACCAAGCTTGTCACCGTTCACAACCCAATTCGCTGA